A segment of the Vigna unguiculata cultivar IT97K-499-35 unplaced genomic scaffold, ASM411807v1 contig_509, whole genome shotgun sequence genome:
GTGtttatcttttatcatttttaagtCATTGCAATTATTCAAGCCGTAAtgaaaagttaagaaaaatatttaaaagaaattttctaacttaaattttagaaaataaattacttttattattagttgCATGTACAACTTAGAAAGGGActtatttcataaattataaaagatataatttaatgGTTGTATAAATATTAGGATAAGTtctacattttattaaaaatcgcATACATGCCATTTTACTAAAAGtagtagtattttattaaaaaataaaaaaataataaaaattactttgtGTACCAAGTTGGGTGATAAATGACAGTATATAAAAGtctgtaataaattttaaagaagtCCTTTTCTTATTTTCCTCTTTTAGTAGACTTTTGAAGTCATCTTccaataatttttcaattttaaagttgtggtccattttttttttataattttgattgtttgttattttgcagttatatttttatcaaactgCTTGGAAATTGATGTTATTCTACCaataatgaagaaataaaaaaaaactttaaaaatattattacatattttagtGGTGACAACTTAAAAGAGTTTAGAGAAAGAGAACAACTTGTACAATTTGTTTACATAacttaataaactattttacgCGTATTAGATGAATACtttagtctttttttcttttttttttatgttttagtgttttttatacattaaatttccacattaattgaatatttgtttattgataaagttttaaaagtttcaatccaatattttatatttgtaaaaaactattttagcaCCTTGAACTAATAAATAGATCAATAGACACATCTACCAATAATTCTGTTAACCTATTTAtcgattataataaaaatatataataaatctttctcaaaatataaaatactatattaaaatagttaacggaCTGTGAATAGTAACCGACACAtgttattttgtgatttttttaatttttttgattttttaaaatttttgttattcaaataaatatgtacacgtgtcaagctcATGTCAtaccacgtgtcattttgtgattttttaattttttaattaaaaaaattacgtgtcatttttttaatattcaatttagtcttaatattcattattttttttcaatttggtccttttttttttaaatttagcattcttgttcctttccaaattgagacaaaatttaatttatatataaatgttatatgaatattcttattaaaatgcatatttttattaaatatttttaatttagaattagagttggtgtaaaattaaaatgaaaaaggcaataacaccattaatttaaaagtttgtaatcaattttaaagtctatttcttattttgttctttAGTAGACTTTTGAAGTCATCTCCCTAAAACTttgttaattttagaaatataattagttattttgcAGAAATATTTTTGTCAACTTATGCTTGGAAATTGATGTTATTCTACCAATAATgaagaaatacaaaatattctttaaaaaatattattaaatatttcagtGGTGACAACTTGAGAAGtttataaaaagaagaataacttgtacaatttatttcataacttaataaatagtctttggcaggataatgaccttagatgattgaaggctaaccttgtgcgcgGTAGGATGAAATTCATCGACAATGGCTCTACAGAGCTGTAGATGTCATCATAAGTGCAAACATCTAGTGAATCTGATCGTATTATATAGCGTCCtgtttgtttgctatcacatgattGTATGCCTACTGTGTTGCATGTTTATgatatgtttcaatttttgCTCACTATAACATGTTCAAAATtatttctactctagcttataccctttttgtttgttgtatgttctctGTTTGgctttttcttttgcaatgatcaccaattatttggtgtgagcagatgtggaaaccCCTGGTGATCGCAGTGCAGTGATGAGGGAAACGCTGCAACCTAGTCTGGCATGGGTTGTCTTTCGCTCCTGGAAGCATCTTTTGCATGCACTTTTGCCTTAATGCTTTAATTGCTCTATGagcaaacttttattttaaattgttgcCTTTTAGTACTTTGTTGTAACTCTTCTTCCAGTATATTTATGGATAATGTAATGGTTGATACATATATACTCTTTGTCTTATACtctatttcatattatatttatgtaatgttttatttaatagatttatctctatttaaatgggatgtcacaagTTGCATGTCCAACTTAGAAAGGGACAtcttttcataaattataaaagatataattttaatgGTTGTATAAATATAGGATAAATTATGCACTTAAAAATCACATATATGTGCCATCTTACTAAAAGtagtagtattttatttaaaaaataaagaaaagaaaaactatttcgTGTATCAAGTTGGGTGAtaaatagtaatatataaaagtttgaaatcaattttaaagtcgttttcttgttctttagtAGACTTTTAAAGTCATCTTCCtataatattgttaattttaaagttgttttccatatttttttaattttgattggttgttattttgtagttggcttaaatagtcatttggtcaTAGTTTTGGTGAAGTTTTTTCAGTTTGGTCCtactttgaaattgttttcaatttggtcatactTTTCGttaatttcattcaattatattattttccttAACTCCGTCTAAATAGTTAACGGAACAGTGGCCAGCGTGGTTCGTTTCTGTGACGTGGAGCACTGCTTAATGACGTGGTCGTTATTTTACTGTGCtagctttttaattttaattagagagttttagggtttataatttgtCGAATTAGATTTAGGGATTCATTAGGATTTGAGGATTTCTTTGAATTGGGGGATTTCAGAGGCTATGCATGACCCACCatcaaagattatttttttaattttgtggtTTAGGGTTTGTTCTAAAACCCTAATCATTAACACTAATCACAAACAGTAATCAGCATGTTTATGATCTGTTTCAATTATCTTATTGCTATAACATGTTCAAAATCTCTTTTTACTCTAACTTACCATTTTGCTTGTGTTTGTCTTGTGTGGttttccttttgcaatgatcatcaatttgtttgtgtgagcagatgtgaaaaCCCCTAATGGTCATCGGGATGGTGGAAATGCGACAGTGTAGTACGCATGGTTGGATCTGGCTCTATAGAGCATCTTTAGGGGGCATTGTTGCCTATGTAATCTTTTGCTCTATGAGCAAGCTTTTTGGACAACTATCAAACTCTtattatgttttgttcatggcatcgtggtgtgtcttAGTCTTTCCttctaaatatgtttttggataAATGTAATAGTTAGTACCTATGCATTTCATGTCAGGTGCTCatagatttatttattaaatgggatgtcacatctACTACACTCGCAAAggttgttttattttcaattaaaactctgtccacaaaaattacaatatttttaaaataaatatatgttatccaatcaaaattgttttctttacttatttataaTCAGAGACTTTTGAAGTCGTAGTATTGATCTTTTATCAGTTTTAAGTCATTGGAATTATTCAAGCCCTAATGACAAGTTAggaaaaatatgtaaaagaatttttgaaacttaaattttagaaggtgaattattttattattttttgcatGTCCAACTTAGAAAGGGACTTCTTTTCattataaaagatataatttaatgattgtataaatattattagttcTACAGTTATAAAGAATCACATGCCATTTTACTTAAAGTACTCgtatttaatttaagaaaatgaaaaaaaaaaactacttcgTGTACCAAGATGGGtgataaatcataatatataaaagtttgtaatcaattttaaagtccttttcttattttgttcttttagtAGACTTTTGAAGTCATCTCcctaaaattttgttaattttaaaaatataattagttattttgcagaaatatttttatcaacttATGCTTCGAAATTGATGTTATTCTACCCATAATtaagaaatacaaaatattctttaaaaaatattattaaatattttagtggTGACAACTTGAAAAGTTTATAGAAAGAAGAATAACTTgtacaatttattttcataacttaataaattattttacacgTATATTAGATTAATACTTTAGTCTTTTTAGGTTTTAGTgttttttatagtttaaatttcCACTTTAATAGAACTGGTTGagatatttgtttattaataaagttttaaagtttcaattcaatattttacatttctaaaaacattattttagtcattttaactaatAAATAGATCAATAGACACATCTACCAGtaattttattaacatatttaacgattatattaaaaatatataataaatcttttttaaaatataaaatactatattaaaattttaaaacttagtATACCACAACACAGAAtttcaaaaatcataaaatagtaGTAACTAAGTAACATTTAGCTCCGAATATTTTAGCTTTTAATGCAGAATAATAcatttgagttaaaaaaaattatatatagtcTTCCGCCAAAAGTTACGTcttcaatataataattataaaatttggttgcatattattttgcataattattttgaattttaaccaTAAGTACATGAATATATCATATATGTAACACTGTTTGTAGTTTGTGTAGATTGGGTGAATCTGGAATGGTATATATATGGCTGACTGGGAATGGTAACCTTATACCAATATCTACATGGACAATAATTAGACTCAGGTATTGTTTATCATAAGACCACTTCAGTCCACAAACctctaaagaaataaaaaggaaaatcaatATGTTGTTGGATATCATGTACAGTAGAATAGTTAGACAAGATGAAActgtaagaaataaaaacaagattGACCCCTCTGATTTGTGCCTTGACAGTTTACTGACAAAATCGTCTTGTGCACGGATATCTCTTTGATAAATATTCTTATCCCTGCCGCCAGAAGACAAAAGAGATGAACTCCAGGCCAAGGCTCCAACACGTAACCGATGACCCTCCATAGACCTTATCTTCTTGCAACGAGAAGCATCCCAAATCTACATGGACAATAATTAGACTCAGGTATTGTTTAATTGGTGGGTgggaaaaaacataaaatgaactAGGAAGTGGGACGAACTAACCTCTTCTAATTGAAAGACGAACTTTGAGAGGAATTCTAGGGTCTCCGCACACTGTTGGCCAAATGGGAACGAAGAGCAAGTGGGACGAATCTCAAAACgctgcaaatggggatgaaaatggaaaataatcggttcaaaacgcgtaaaatcaacccataatcaAACCCCAACAAGTTTGATGGCGAAAACCTTTCGAAACTCACCTGGAGGGGGTCGGAAATGGCGTCGCCGGCGGGAACTCTCGCGGAAACGATGAACAGCGCGAGGGTTTCTGCGTTTCGCGCATAGATAAACTAAAACTTAACGTCGGGGGTGTTATGttcgacgttaagtgacgtcgggGGTGGGAGGGCCGACGTAAAGGGACGTCTGGCGCGCGCTGGTCCGACATCAAGGGACGTCTGTCGAGCAGGGGGCCGACGTCCTTTTTTGAGTGACGTCGGGGTATTTTTAACAgacgttaagtaacgtctgCCCGCTCCACGTCAGACGTTAAAAAGGTCttgttatttacaaaaatgccaccggtcATTTTTAACGTTGGGCTTTTTTTAAGCAGACGTTATTAGGATGACGTTAAAGGCCTTTTTTTGTGTTAATGAATAGACACATCTACCAATAATTTGTTAACATGTTTAAcgattatattaaaaatatataataaatcttttcaaaatataaaatactatattaaattttaaaacttagtATACCACAACACAGAAtttcaaaaatcataaaatagtaGTAACTAAGTAACATTTTGctccaaatatttttagctTTTAATGCAGAATAAAcatttgagttaaaaaaaaaattatagtcttCACCAAAAAGTTACGTcttcaatataataattataaaattttgttgcatattatttttgtataattattttgaattttaaccaTAAGTACATGACTATATCATATATGTAATGTTTGTAGTTTGTGTAGGTTGGGTGAATCTGGAATGGTATATATATGGCTGACTGGGAATGGTAACCTTATACCAATATCATCTCTTTTAATACATTCTGAAGAAGAATTGTGTGTTTGTGATGATAAGCATTAGAGTGTCAGTGATGAGTCCGATTGGTTTGAAAGTGATAATATTTATGGTGTGTTTGGTGGCATTCCAGATTGTTGGTGGTGAGAAGGAGATAAGATGCTTAGAAAGGGAGAGGAAGCACTCCTCCGATTCAAAGCTTCCATTGTTGATCACCATGGCATGCTGTCTTCTTGGACCACTCCTGATTGCTGCCAATGGAAAGGGATTTGCTGCAGCAACCTCACTGCTAATATCGTAAGCCTCGACCTTCATGGTGAGTATGATTATGAAACTGAATCATGGTCTTATTATATCAGCGGAAAGATCCACCAATCATTGATTGAGTTGCAACAATTAAAGTATCTCAACCTCAGTTACAATTCTTTTTCACATATCCCAGAGTTTCTTGGTTCTCTCAGGAACTTGAGATACCTTGATCTCTCATGCTGTTATTTTGACGGAAAAATTCCAAGTCAGTTTGGGTCTCTTTCTCATTTGAAATACCTTAATCTCGCTTCGAATAATCTTGAGGGTTCTATCCCTACTCAACTCGGAAATCTCTCCAAGTTGGAGTATCTTGATCTCAGAGGCAATTCTTTTCAAGGAAATTTACCAACCGAACTTCAAAGTCTCTCTAAGCTGGAGTATCTTGATCTCGCTTTCAATTCATTTGAAGGAAATATACCATCCCAACTCGGAAACCTTTCTAAGTTGGAACATCTTGACCTCAGCTTCaatattttgaaggatatatacCATCTCAACTGGGAAGTCTTTCTAACTTACAACAACTTTATCTTGGTGGGGAAGATTATAATGGAGATCTCGAATTCAACGATAGGGGTAAGTTGCTGTctaatttcatttcttta
Coding sequences within it:
- the LOC114172252 gene encoding receptor-like protein 7, whose product is MLRKGEEALLRFKASIVDHHGMLSSWTTPDCCQWKGICCSNLTANIVSLDLHGEYDYETESWSYYISGKIHQSLIELQQLKYLNLSYNSFSHIPEFLGSLRNLRYLDLSCCYFDGKIPSQFGSLSHLKYLNLASNNLEGSIPTQLGNLSKLEYLDLRGNSFQGNLPTELQSLSKLEYLDLAFNSFEGNIPSQLGNLSKLEHLDLSFNILKDIYHLNWEVFLTYNNFILVGKIIMEISNSTIGLPKLRELSLIDCSLSDHFILSLRPFKFNFSTSLLAFDLSENAFTSPVILQWVSNITSNLVELDLSYNNLEDSVSKHFGMAMNSLEILDLSSNSFKGEVLKSFMNICTLHSLYMHQNNLTEDLSSILQSLSSGCIRYSLQDLNLGENYINGSLPDISAFSVLKSLDLSYIID